The uncultured Fibrobacter sp. genome has a window encoding:
- the hemL gene encoding glutamate-1-semialdehyde 2,1-aminomutase, with the protein MDHSLSEKFFAEAKTLMPGGVNSPVRAYGNVGATPPFIARAKGSHIYDVDGNDYIDYVGSWGPMLLGHAHDSVIKAVSETAQNGLSFGAPCGLESELAKLVMSLVPSVEMIRMVNSGTEATMSAIRAARGFTGRDKIVKFEGCYHGHSDSLLIKAGSGMLTTGKPSSKGVPVDLAKYTLTLQYNDVAGVKELFDKIGDEIAGVIVEPVAGNMGVVPAKPKFLQTLSDETKKHGALLIVDEVMTGFRVGIHCAQGLYGIKPDLTTFGKIIGGGMPVGAYGGRLDVMQQIAPLGGIYQAGTLSGNPVAMAAGLATMRELSTHPDLYVHAETMTKRLIEGLQDAAKTAGIPLATNQVGSMGCIFFTEGPVECFADVQKSDLELFRRYFLGMLDEGIYLAPSQFEAIFVSAAHTESDIDRTVDAARKVFKNL; encoded by the coding sequence ATGGATCATTCTCTTAGCGAAAAATTTTTTGCCGAAGCCAAAACACTCATGCCGGGTGGTGTGAACAGCCCGGTGCGTGCTTATGGCAACGTGGGGGCCACACCTCCGTTTATCGCCCGCGCGAAGGGCAGTCACATCTACGATGTGGATGGTAACGACTACATCGATTATGTAGGCAGTTGGGGGCCGATGCTCCTGGGCCATGCTCACGATTCCGTTATCAAGGCGGTTTCCGAGACGGCGCAGAACGGTCTCAGTTTCGGGGCTCCGTGCGGGCTCGAATCCGAACTCGCGAAGCTTGTGATGAGCCTCGTGCCGAGTGTGGAGATGATTCGCATGGTGAACAGCGGGACCGAGGCAACGATGAGCGCCATCCGTGCGGCTCGCGGTTTTACCGGGCGCGACAAGATTGTGAAGTTTGAAGGCTGCTACCATGGCCACAGCGATAGCCTGCTTATCAAGGCGGGCTCGGGCATGCTCACGACGGGCAAGCCGAGCAGCAAGGGGGTGCCTGTCGACCTCGCGAAGTACACGCTCACGCTCCAGTACAACGACGTGGCGGGCGTTAAAGAGCTCTTCGATAAGATTGGCGACGAGATTGCTGGCGTTATTGTGGAACCGGTGGCCGGCAACATGGGTGTCGTCCCTGCAAAGCCCAAGTTCTTGCAGACGCTTTCGGATGAAACGAAAAAGCATGGCGCGCTCCTGATTGTGGACGAGGTCATGACGGGATTCCGTGTGGGCATCCACTGTGCGCAGGGGCTTTACGGCATCAAGCCGGATTTGACTACGTTCGGGAAGATTATCGGCGGTGGAATGCCGGTGGGCGCTTATGGCGGCCGTTTGGATGTAATGCAGCAGATTGCACCGCTTGGCGGCATTTACCAGGCAGGGACGCTTTCGGGCAATCCGGTCGCGATGGCGGCTGGACTTGCTACGATGCGCGAACTTTCTACGCATCCAGACCTTTACGTACACGCCGAGACGATGACGAAGCGCTTGATTGAAGGCCTCCAGGATGCGGCGAAAACTGCGGGAATCCCGCTGGCTACAAATCAGGTAGGCTCCATGGGCTGTATCTTCTTTACCGAAGGTCCGGTGGAATGCTTTGCCGACGTGCAGAAGTCCGACCTGGAACTGTTCCGCAGGTATTTCCTCGGGATGCTCGACGAGGGCATTTATCTGGCCCCGAGCCAGTTCGAGGCCATTTTCGTGAGTGCCGCGCATACAGAAAGCGACATCGACCGTACTGTCGATGCCGCAAGAAAAGTCTTCAAGAATCTTTAG
- the hemB gene encoding porphobilinogen synthase — MIIRPRRLRKNETIRNMVAETAVNPDSLVYPMFVVEGEGIKEEIPSMPGQFRFSIDEILKELESCVALGIKSILLFGIPHHKDEMATCAYDDDGIVQRAVRSIKAHFPDLYVITDVCLCEYMSHGHCGIIKDGDVDNDPTLELLTKTALSHAIAGADMVAPSDMMDGRVGAIRECLDAHGFTNTPIMAYSAKFASAYYGPFRDAADSAPHFGNRKSYQMDVRNGREAMREVALDIEEGADIVMVKPGLAFLDVLREAAGISDVPVAVYNVSGEYSMVKAAAKLGWIDENAIIRENLLAFKRAGADIIITYHAKEALERKLF; from the coding sequence ATGATTATCCGTCCTCGTCGCTTACGCAAGAATGAAACCATCCGCAACATGGTTGCGGAAACCGCAGTTAACCCCGATTCGCTCGTTTACCCGATGTTCGTGGTAGAAGGGGAGGGCATCAAGGAAGAAATCCCCTCGATGCCCGGGCAGTTCCGTTTTTCTATCGATGAAATCTTGAAGGAACTCGAAAGCTGCGTTGCGCTGGGAATCAAGTCGATATTGCTTTTCGGCATCCCGCACCACAAGGACGAAATGGCGACGTGTGCCTACGACGACGATGGCATCGTGCAGCGCGCGGTGCGCTCTATCAAGGCGCATTTCCCCGATCTGTACGTGATTACGGACGTGTGCCTTTGCGAGTACATGAGTCACGGGCATTGCGGGATTATCAAGGATGGCGACGTGGATAACGACCCGACGCTGGAACTCCTTACGAAGACGGCACTTTCGCATGCGATTGCCGGAGCCGACATGGTTGCCCCTTCCGACATGATGGACGGCCGTGTGGGTGCCATTCGCGAATGCCTCGATGCGCACGGTTTCACGAATACTCCGATTATGGCATACAGCGCAAAGTTCGCGAGTGCTTATTACGGGCCGTTCCGCGATGCGGCCGATTCCGCCCCGCATTTCGGTAACCGCAAGAGCTACCAGATGGATGTGCGCAACGGCCGCGAGGCGATGCGCGAAGTGGCGCTCGATATCGAAGAAGGTGCCGACATCGTGATGGTGAAGCCGGGCCTGGCCTTCCTGGATGTGCTGCGCGAGGCTGCCGGGATAAGCGACGTGCCTGTGGCTGTCTACAACGTGAGTGGCGAGTATTCTATGGTGAAGGCTGCTGCGAAACTGGGCTGGATTGACGAAAACGCCATTATTCGCGAAAATTTGTTGGCCTTCAAGCGCGCCGGAGCCGACATCATCATCACTTACCACGCCAAGGAAGCGCTAGAAAGAAAACTATTCTAA
- the cobA gene encoding uroporphyrinogen-III C-methyltransferase — MKENSGKVYLIGAGPGDPGLLTLRGKSVLEKADVVVYDRLVSPAILGMCNPKAKMVDVGKMPTHHKVKQSEINKLLVQFASEFPGGVIARLKGGDPFVFGRGGEEALELVAAGVEFEVVPGITSAISVPAYAGIPVSHRGIATSFHIITGHEKEVDSRKLEVGSGEVIGACHCEPCKGDAISRGNLSLDFDALAHCPGTLIFLMGIANMDFIAKRLMECGKDPKTPLAFIEKGTTPYQRTVMATLETAGETIVRENVTAPAITIMGGVVELGKTLAWKKNLPLSGKRLVVTRAAKQASGITARLTALGAEVIETPMIETRTLECPLVMAQAHDSIGSAMPVCEQPVTALASHVIASPEGARQSRPADFNSLANFDILAFTSTNGVESFFNQLLASGNDIRILAGKKIASVGKITEKKLLEYGIRCDYVPEDHTGEGLGKLLRSILDERTLVNSLQTKDERGSTNSQTLASSLSLSKGTEFTNLDESRILLLQGNLADDTLLKLLPQATRWVVYETLPVVELPEWKREAVASADAVVFASTSAVDNFVKLLPQSTPSMKLRVNSSATSCLEAPQARPHTSFCIGRMTESAARKHGFETVTSDETTMDSLVKKIAEFYSK, encoded by the coding sequence ATGAAAGAAAATTCGGGAAAAGTATATCTGATTGGCGCCGGGCCGGGCGATCCGGGACTATTGACGCTGCGCGGAAAGTCCGTGCTCGAAAAGGCAGACGTAGTGGTTTATGACCGCCTTGTTTCGCCCGCAATTCTGGGTATGTGCAATCCCAAGGCCAAGATGGTGGATGTGGGCAAGATGCCAACGCATCACAAGGTCAAACAGTCCGAAATCAACAAGCTTTTGGTGCAGTTCGCTAGTGAATTTCCCGGTGGTGTGATTGCTCGCCTCAAGGGCGGTGATCCGTTCGTGTTCGGGCGCGGTGGCGAAGAAGCCTTGGAGCTTGTTGCTGCCGGCGTAGAATTCGAAGTTGTTCCGGGCATTACCTCGGCGATTTCGGTGCCGGCTTACGCGGGCATTCCTGTAAGCCATCGCGGCATCGCGACCAGTTTCCATATTATCACCGGGCATGAGAAAGAAGTAGACAGTAGGAAGTTGGAAGTAGGAAGTGGTGAGGTAATAGGGGCTTGTCATTGCGAACCCTGCAAGGGTGACGCAATCTCTAGAGGCAATCTTTCTCTCGACTTTGACGCTCTTGCGCATTGTCCCGGCACCCTCATCTTCTTGATGGGTATCGCCAACATGGATTTCATTGCCAAGCGCTTGATGGAATGTGGCAAAGACCCGAAAACTCCGCTTGCGTTTATCGAAAAGGGTACGACACCGTACCAGCGCACTGTCATGGCGACGCTTGAAACGGCGGGGGAGACCATTGTCCGTGAAAATGTAACGGCCCCTGCAATAACGATTATGGGTGGCGTCGTGGAACTGGGCAAGACGCTTGCCTGGAAAAAGAACTTGCCTTTGTCGGGAAAACGCCTAGTCGTCACTCGTGCAGCAAAACAGGCCAGCGGGATTACTGCCCGCCTCACGGCCCTCGGCGCCGAAGTCATCGAAACCCCGATGATCGAAACTCGAACTTTGGAATGTCCACTTGTCATGGCGCAAGCGCATGACAGCATCGGCTCGGCAATGCCTGTCTGTGAACAGCCTGTCACTGCACTCGCCTCGCATGTCATTGCGAGTCCCGAAGGGGCGCGGCAATCTCGCCCTGCCGATTTCAATTCCCTCGCAAACTTTGATATCCTTGCTTTCACCAGCACGAATGGCGTGGAAAGTTTCTTCAATCAATTGCTCGCCTCGGGTAACGATATCCGCATCCTTGCGGGCAAGAAAATTGCGAGCGTCGGGAAAATTACCGAAAAGAAGTTGCTGGAATACGGCATCCGCTGCGATTACGTCCCCGAAGACCACACCGGCGAAGGCCTCGGGAAGCTTCTTCGAAGCATTTTAGACGAAAGAACGCTCGTAAACTCGCTACAGACGAAAGACGAGAGAGGCTCAACAAATTCGCAGACTTTAGCAAGTTCCCTGAGCTTGTCGAAGGGAACTGAATTCACGAATTTGGATGAATCCCGCATCCTCCTCCTCCAGGGCAACCTCGCCGACGACACTTTGCTCAAACTCCTCCCGCAGGCGACCCGTTGGGTGGTTTACGAGACTCTCCCCGTGGTGGAACTCCCCGAATGGAAACGTGAAGCCGTCGCCAGCGCCGATGCCGTCGTGTTCGCCAGCACCAGCGCCGTTGATAATTTTGTCAAACTTCTACCTCAAAGCACCCCTTCGATGAAACTCAGGGTAAACTCCAGTGCGACCTCGTGCCTCGAAGCGCCGCAGGCGCGACCTCATACCTCATTTTGCATCGGCCGCATGACGGAATCCGCAGCCCGCAAGCACGGCTTTGAAACCGTCACCTCCGACGAAACCACAATGGATTCGCTCGTCAAGAAAATAGCAGAGTTTTACTCAAAATAA
- a CDS encoding AMP-binding protein, whose translation MILNKFLSRIDYESYEDLYKNFKISIPDNFNFAYDVVDEYAKTEPKREALVWCDDNDESHIFTFKDLSLASQRTANFLVEQGIQKGDRVMLILRRRYEFWFFLLALHRIGAIAIPATNMLAAEDLEYRFKAAEVKMVVTYDEPALQKEVDKAKSKCPSVEKLVTVGQTARQNWISFYDDYEIFPAKFERPEGEAATHNDDIMIVYFTSGTSSNPKMVAHTFTYPLGHIVTAKYWQHVVDGGRHLTVAETGWAKALWGKIYGQWIAGSAVFTYDMKVFIPGKLLEKMAEYKITTFCAPPTVYRYILQHGISRYDLSSLQYCTTAGEALNVDIYNKFYEQTGIRMQEGYGQTELTLTTGNFGFSEPHPGSMGKPSPGYSMEIVNADGEPCADDEVGELIIKIDQGKPFGMFGGYYRDDERTKKVFEGGVYHTGDTATRDKDGYYWFVGRNDDLIKSSGYRISPFEVEEVLHKHPAVLEVAVTGVEDKDRGQAVKATIVLQKGYEASKELAKEIQLFTKKVAASYKSPRIIDFVTELPKTISGKIRRATIRDKDAEAQNAEKAEAANNAETPANENKTES comes from the coding sequence ATGATACTCAACAAGTTTCTCTCCCGCATAGATTACGAGTCTTACGAGGACCTTTACAAGAATTTTAAGATTTCCATTCCGGACAACTTCAACTTTGCCTACGACGTGGTTGATGAATACGCGAAGACGGAACCCAAGCGCGAAGCGTTAGTGTGGTGCGACGACAACGACGAAAGCCACATCTTCACGTTCAAGGACTTGTCGCTGGCGTCCCAACGTACAGCGAATTTCCTTGTAGAACAGGGAATCCAAAAAGGCGACCGCGTGATGCTCATCCTTCGCCGCCGCTATGAATTCTGGTTCTTCTTGTTGGCGCTCCACCGCATCGGTGCGATTGCCATCCCGGCAACAAACATGCTCGCGGCCGAAGACCTGGAATACCGCTTCAAGGCAGCCGAAGTGAAGATGGTCGTCACCTACGACGAGCCCGCACTCCAGAAAGAAGTGGACAAGGCAAAGTCCAAGTGCCCCTCCGTCGAAAAGCTCGTGACTGTTGGCCAAACGGCCCGCCAAAACTGGATCAGCTTCTACGACGACTACGAAATTTTCCCCGCAAAGTTCGAACGCCCCGAAGGCGAAGCGGCGACGCACAACGACGACATCATGATCGTCTACTTCACGAGTGGAACCAGTTCGAACCCCAAAATGGTAGCCCACACGTTCACCTACCCCCTCGGGCATATCGTAACCGCCAAGTACTGGCAACACGTTGTCGACGGAGGCCGCCACCTGACCGTTGCCGAGACGGGCTGGGCCAAGGCTCTCTGGGGCAAGATTTACGGGCAGTGGATTGCCGGGTCTGCGGTATTCACCTACGACATGAAGGTATTCATTCCGGGCAAACTCCTCGAGAAGATGGCCGAATATAAAATTACGACCTTCTGTGCCCCGCCTACCGTCTACCGCTACATTTTGCAGCATGGCATCAGCAGGTACGACCTTTCGAGCCTCCAATACTGTACCACTGCTGGCGAAGCACTGAACGTGGATATTTATAACAAATTCTACGAACAGACGGGCATCCGCATGCAAGAAGGCTACGGCCAGACCGAACTTACGCTCACCACGGGCAACTTCGGCTTTAGCGAACCGCATCCGGGTTCCATGGGCAAACCCTCTCCGGGATACAGCATGGAAATCGTGAACGCGGACGGCGAGCCCTGTGCCGATGACGAAGTCGGCGAACTCATCATCAAGATTGACCAAGGCAAGCCCTTCGGCATGTTCGGCGGTTACTACCGCGACGACGAACGCACCAAGAAAGTTTTCGAAGGTGGTGTTTACCATACGGGCGACACCGCAACCCGCGACAAGGACGGTTACTACTGGTTTGTAGGCCGCAACGACGACCTCATCAAGAGCTCGGGTTACCGCATCAGCCCCTTCGAAGTGGAAGAAGTGCTCCACAAACACCCGGCCGTGCTCGAAGTCGCTGTCACGGGTGTCGAGGACAAGGACCGCGGTCAAGCAGTGAAAGCGACCATCGTGCTCCAGAAAGGTTACGAGGCGTCGAAGGAACTCGCAAAAGAAATTCAGCTGTTCACAAAGAAGGTGGCCGCCAGCTACAAGAGCCCGCGCATCATCGACTTCGTGACGGAACTGCCCAAGACCATCAGTGGAAAGATCCGCCGCGCCACCATCCGTGACAAGGACGCCGAAGCGCAGAATGCTGAAAAAGCCGAGGCCGCGAACAATGCGGAAACCCCGGCTAACGAAAATAAGACGGAATCCTAA
- a CDS encoding polysaccharide deacetylase family protein, translated as MEQNKDILDIQAAEESSRKKKKFILCYHSFSVLNYKRTRNQIRKIADAAGSPISIAVIPAFGAAPESEAEQFREELEKFVDEGYEIMLHGARHRADLSIKRSLQGRLALLVSNNEAEFAGLDERFTQALLKRSLALWKAHGTGKPSGFIPPIWFGNKFLKEQALEIFDYYEDLHGIYQIKNGKIKKTKSKALSFSIIPAPLLGIAQTYSCLKMLLPGGVHRLVFHDKDFRTIGEKRILNMVRYTSTMREKIMYRDL; from the coding sequence ATGGAACAGAACAAGGACATCCTGGATATCCAGGCCGCCGAAGAAAGCTCCCGCAAGAAGAAGAAGTTTATCCTGTGTTACCACAGTTTCAGTGTGCTGAACTACAAGAGAACTCGCAACCAGATTAGGAAAATTGCCGACGCAGCCGGTTCCCCGATCAGCATCGCCGTGATTCCCGCCTTTGGTGCAGCTCCAGAATCCGAAGCGGAACAGTTCCGCGAAGAACTCGAGAAATTCGTTGACGAAGGCTACGAAATCATGCTCCACGGGGCACGCCACCGCGCCGACCTCTCTATCAAGCGCAGCCTCCAAGGCAGACTCGCCCTCTTGGTTTCGAACAACGAAGCTGAATTCGCCGGCCTTGACGAACGTTTCACGCAGGCCCTCCTGAAAAGGAGCCTTGCCTTGTGGAAAGCGCACGGCACCGGGAAACCGTCCGGATTCATTCCGCCCATCTGGTTCGGGAACAAGTTCCTCAAAGAACAAGCTCTCGAAATTTTCGACTATTACGAAGACCTTCATGGGATTTACCAGATAAAGAACGGCAAGATCAAGAAAACAAAATCCAAAGCACTGAGTTTTTCCATCATTCCCGCACCGCTCCTCGGGATTGCGCAGACTTACTCCTGCCTCAAGATGTTGTTGCCGGGTGGGGTCCACCGCTTAGTGTTCCACGACAAGGACTTCAGGACCATTGGTGAAAAGCGCATTTTGAACATGGTGCGTTACACATCCACCATGCGTGAAAAAATCATGTACAGGGATCTGTAA
- a CDS encoding NAD(P)-dependent oxidoreductase, whose protein sequence is MKAILIIAHHCILPGAYKGFEGILDKLHHDLPGTRVASTSLLDLENDLRTLLREDVESVTLLPFLLLNGQHTKNDVPRVVAKLRAEFPQIPITLLPCLGDWKEFADMVVAGIRNAQHEINSERDCFVEQSSPRNDKSLDDNASSSHLEPRASNLFSIEVNLEGKNVLVVGGGRIALRKVKTLLPTGARITVVAPQFDPEFENLSSKGEARPHTSHLITLKNRPYEPLDLRGIFMVFICTDQPAVNAQVSNDARARRILVNNACDYLDGDFIVPARMDFGENIAVTVSTQGRAPSLAKKLKQKIQAEWADGLEQVEREFS, encoded by the coding sequence ATGAAAGCCATCCTGATTATCGCTCACCATTGCATTTTACCCGGTGCCTACAAGGGCTTTGAAGGTATTTTAGACAAGTTGCATCACGACTTGCCCGGCACGCGTGTGGCGAGTACGAGCCTTTTGGATTTGGAAAACGACCTGCGTACGCTCCTCCGCGAGGATGTGGAATCAGTGACGCTTTTGCCGTTCCTGCTCTTGAACGGCCAGCATACTAAAAATGATGTTCCACGCGTGGTGGCGAAATTGCGGGCTGAATTTCCACAGATTCCTATAACGCTGTTGCCCTGCCTCGGCGACTGGAAAGAATTCGCCGACATGGTCGTCGCCGGAATTCGAAATGCTCAACATGAGATTAATTCAGAGCGAGATTGCTTCGTCGAACAAAGTTCTCCTCGCAATGACAAAAGTTTGGACGATAATGCTTCATCCTCGCACCTCGAGCCCCGAGCCTCGAACCTTTTCTCCATCGAAGTCAATCTCGAGGGCAAGAACGTTCTCGTTGTGGGCGGTGGCCGTATCGCGCTGCGCAAGGTCAAGACGCTCCTCCCGACCGGAGCCCGCATCACCGTCGTTGCCCCGCAATTCGACCCCGAATTCGAGAATCTCTCCTCAAAGGGCGAAGCCCGACCTCATACCTCACACCTCATAACCCTAAAAAACCGTCCTTACGAGCCGCTCGACCTTCGTGGCATTTTCATGGTATTCATCTGCACCGACCAGCCTGCTGTCAATGCGCAAGTTTCAAACGATGCCCGCGCCCGCCGAATTCTGGTCAATAACGCCTGTGATTACCTCGATGGTGACTTTATTGTGCCCGCCCGCATGGATTTTGGCGAAAACATCGCCGTGACCGTCTCCACGCAGGGGCGCGCCCCCTCGCTCGCCAAGAAGCTCAAACAGAAAATCCAGGCCGAATGGGCCGACGGCCTTGAACAGGTTGAACGGGAATTTTCGTAG
- the fabV gene encoding enoyl-ACP reductase FabV, with the protein MIIQPMIRGNMCVNAHPAGCAAAVRSQISSVRKWRAEQGQPKDSPKTVLVIGCSSGYGLASRIVAAFGFGATTIGVSFEKEGSDTLPPKNGTPGWYNNMAFDREAKASGIESFTINSDAFSHDTRKKVIEIVKKTDKKIDLVIYSVASVVRVDPDSGKLYRSVFKPIGEALTGETIDAMTGKITPIGTDPATDEEIFNTIKVMGGEDWALWIDQLAKADVLSEGIKTVAYSYIGPSLSYAIYRDGTIGEAKKHLEKTAKKMDAELQASLKGRAYISVNKGVVSRLSVGIPIIALYLSVLFKVMKEKGTHEGCIEQMERLFAERLYTGGAVPTDEIGRIRIDDLEMDPKVQEEVKKRMATITQDSFPKIGDLEGYRHDFLVSNGFDVEGIDYTADVASMESI; encoded by the coding sequence ATGATTATCCAGCCCATGATTCGCGGCAACATGTGCGTCAACGCGCACCCAGCAGGGTGCGCTGCCGCCGTGCGTAGCCAAATCAGTTCCGTCCGAAAATGGAGGGCAGAACAGGGCCAGCCCAAAGACTCCCCTAAGACTGTACTCGTCATTGGATGTTCATCCGGCTACGGCTTGGCCAGCCGTATTGTCGCCGCCTTCGGCTTCGGAGCCACGACAATCGGAGTATCCTTCGAAAAAGAAGGTTCGGATACTCTTCCCCCAAAAAACGGAACACCGGGATGGTACAACAACATGGCGTTCGACCGCGAGGCAAAGGCCTCCGGCATTGAATCCTTTACCATCAACAGCGATGCTTTTTCCCACGACACTCGAAAAAAAGTCATCGAAATCGTGAAAAAGACCGACAAGAAAATTGACCTCGTCATCTACAGCGTCGCTTCTGTCGTGCGAGTAGACCCGGATTCGGGTAAGCTCTACCGCAGCGTTTTCAAGCCTATCGGCGAAGCCCTCACCGGGGAAACCATCGACGCGATGACCGGCAAGATTACCCCCATCGGCACCGACCCCGCAACCGACGAAGAAATTTTCAACACGATAAAGGTGATGGGTGGCGAAGACTGGGCACTATGGATTGATCAACTCGCCAAGGCGGATGTACTTTCCGAAGGCATCAAGACAGTCGCTTATTCCTACATCGGCCCATCCCTCTCCTACGCCATCTACCGCGACGGCACCATCGGAGAAGCCAAAAAGCACCTCGAGAAAACGGCAAAAAAAATGGATGCCGAGCTGCAGGCAAGCCTTAAAGGCAGGGCATACATTTCCGTAAACAAGGGCGTGGTATCGCGCTTGAGCGTGGGCATACCCATCATCGCGCTGTACCTCTCCGTGCTGTTCAAGGTCATGAAGGAAAAAGGGACTCACGAAGGCTGCATCGAACAGATGGAACGGCTCTTCGCCGAACGCCTGTACACAGGTGGAGCCGTACCGACCGACGAGATTGGGCGAATTCGCATCGACGACTTGGAAATGGACCCGAAGGTCCAGGAAGAAGTCAAAAAGCGCATGGCCACCATCACGCAAGACAGTTTCCCCAAAATTGGAGACCTTGAAGGTTACCGCCACGACTTTCTCGTCTCGAACGGCTTTGACGTGGAAGGCATAGACTACACTGCAGACGTAGCCTCAATGGAATCTATTTAG
- a CDS encoding fibrobacter succinogenes major paralogous domain-containing protein, producing MANFIIRHGLPLLSFIAVVACVTACDGTTNVTENSGVNTIVSAYTELGQCSALNEGDVIFVKDSSALYFCVDSVWKVMSVVSDSGRKAHVSCSMEELSDVAGYKMVCGGDSIGVVYNGEKGDDGSTGLRGKKGDKGDKGDKGDKGSNGKDGKSCTAVALADSSGYKIVCGLDSVGVVLNGLKGDKGDDGKSCTAEILDDSTGFKIVCGTDSVGVVLNGQDGSEGKSCNAEALADSSGYKIVCGDDSVGVVLHGNGYEIFDVTACSENSEDDCSVYNPKSNILTDLRDGKTYKTVAIGDQVWMAENMNFEVNGSICFDEDLANCLVYGRLYTFDQAQSVCPAGWHLPDSTEYMTLFLYAGGKEFKTADLPETFPADMVVALDVAGKMLKSRTGWGNVAYGVDAFGFNALPGGFYNGSFTASEASFWTKTKESSSMGYAASFVGDNLIYPIDGAFLEPFSSDDGISVRCLKDSVNP from the coding sequence ATGGCCAATTTCATAATCCGGCACGGGTTGCCCCTTCTCTCATTCATTGCTGTTGTTGCATGTGTTACTGCTTGCGATGGCACGACCAATGTTACCGAAAATTCGGGGGTAAATACAATTGTTTCTGCATACACAGAACTTGGCCAGTGCTCGGCTCTAAATGAAGGTGATGTGATTTTTGTGAAGGATTCTTCGGCGTTGTATTTCTGTGTGGATAGCGTTTGGAAAGTCATGTCGGTTGTTAGTGATTCCGGTAGAAAGGCCCATGTCTCTTGTTCTATGGAAGAACTGAGCGATGTCGCGGGTTACAAAATGGTATGTGGCGGAGATTCTATAGGAGTTGTGTATAATGGAGAAAAGGGTGATGATGGTTCTACTGGTTTGAGAGGAAAAAAAGGCGATAAAGGTGACAAAGGCGATAAAGGTGACAAAGGAAGTAATGGTAAAGATGGAAAATCCTGCACTGCCGTAGCCTTGGCCGACAGTAGTGGCTATAAGATTGTTTGTGGACTGGATTCCGTGGGTGTCGTGTTGAATGGTTTAAAAGGTGATAAAGGGGATGATGGAAAATCCTGCACTGCCGAAATTCTGGATGACAGCACCGGGTTCAAGATTGTCTGCGGTACTGACTCCGTTGGCGTCGTGTTGAATGGTCAGGATGGCTCTGAGGGAAAATCTTGCAATGCCGAGGCTTTGGCCGATAGCTCGGGCTACAAGATTGTTTGCGGCGATGATTCTGTGGGTGTTGTTTTGCATGGTAATGGTTACGAAATTTTTGATGTAACAGCTTGTTCCGAAAATTCGGAAGATGATTGCAGTGTGTATAATCCGAAAAGCAATATTTTGACCGATCTACGTGATGGAAAGACATACAAGACTGTGGCCATTGGAGACCAGGTTTGGATGGCTGAAAATATGAACTTTGAAGTGAATGGAAGCATTTGTTTTGATGAGGATCTTGCGAATTGTTTGGTGTATGGCCGTCTTTATACTTTTGATCAGGCTCAGTCTGTTTGCCCAGCAGGATGGCATTTGCCGGATTCTACGGAATACATGACGCTCTTCCTGTATGCGGGTGGAAAAGAGTTTAAGACGGCGGATTTGCCGGAAACCTTCCCGGCTGACATGGTTGTCGCTCTCGATGTAGCAGGTAAAATGTTGAAATCTAGGACTGGGTGGGGAAATGTGGCTTACGGCGTTGATGCCTTTGGTTTCAATGCTCTTCCGGGAGGTTTTTATAATGGCAGTTTCACAGCTTCTGAGGCCTCTTTTTGGACGAAAACGAAGGAAAGTTCTTCGATGGGTTATGCAGCATCCTTCGTTGGAGACAACCTGATATATCCGATTGATGGGGCGTTCTTGGAGCCCTTTAGTTCTGATGATGGCATCTCTGTCCGTTGCCTAAAGGACTCGGTAAACCCCTAG